The genomic window ACGCATGGGCGATCGACCACACGGCGAACGTTGACGCGCTTGCCGCCGCGCAGACATCCGGCGTCTCGCATTTCGTGCTTCTATCGGCCATCTGCGTGCAGAAGCCGCTGCTCGCGTTCCAGCAGGCGAAGCTCGCCTTCGAAACTTTGCTCATGCAATCCGGCATGACCTATTCGATCGCCCGCCCGACCGCGTTCTTCAAGTCGCTCTCCGGCCAGATCGATCGGCTGAAGAAGGGCAAGCCGTTCCTCCTCTTCGGCGATGGCAAACTGACTGCCTGCAAGCCGATCAGCGACGGCGATCTCGGCGCCTACCTTGCGCAGTGCCTCGACGACGAAAACCTGCATAATCGCGTGCTGCCGATCGGCGGGCCGGGCGAAGCCATCACGCCAAGGCAACAGGGCGAGCATCTCTTCATGCTGCTCGGCAAGGAACCGAAATTCAGCCACGTGCCGGTGGCGCTGCTCGATGCGATCATCAAGACTTTGAGCGTGTCCGGGCGCATCGTGCCGTCGCTCGCCGACAAGGCGGAGCTTGCCCGCATCGGTCGCTACTACGCGACGGAATCGATGCTCGTGCTGGATCCCGAGAGCGGGCGCTACGACGCGGCCAAGACCCCATCGACCGGGTCCGAAACATTGTTCGATTTCTATGGGCGAATCATCGCCGGTAAAGTTTCGGTCGAGCGCGGCGACCACGCGGTGTTCTGATCACCGCCTTGCGCGGGTGAGCAAGGTCCATGACCTGAGATCGAGAACCACTTTCAGCGTGGCGGCCAGCACGAGGGCGCACAGGAGCACTTTAG from Georhizobium profundi includes these protein-coding regions:
- a CDS encoding NAD(P)H-binding protein → MLGATGTIGQATVPALVAAGHDVVCFLRRPAHNPNLLQPIKTLTALRGASLRYGDITDPRSIEQDGFAGERFDAVVSCLASRTGVPRDAWAIDHTANVDALAAAQTSGVSHFVLLSAICVQKPLLAFQQAKLAFETLLMQSGMTYSIARPTAFFKSLSGQIDRLKKGKPFLLFGDGKLTACKPISDGDLGAYLAQCLDDENLHNRVLPIGGPGEAITPRQQGEHLFMLLGKEPKFSHVPVALLDAIIKTLSVSGRIVPSLADKAELARIGRYYATESMLVLDPESGRYDAAKTPSTGSETLFDFYGRIIAGKVSVERGDHAVF